The following coding sequences are from one Cryptococcus deuterogattii R265 chromosome 1, complete sequence window:
- a CDS encoding signal recognition particle receptor subunit alpha → MLDHISISHQSGLVLWSRAFTPTFETLANTPNSPINVLVKSTFIEGKAMANGEEQGLEKDGYSVRWSVDNGLGLVFVVVFPALLPLAYVPALLERTKTLFLALFQPYVASLIESLSSGGASAGSALKQLKEKIVEERWDEVWDRCFRSCEGEKKSRSVTLKQSVSDRINPAGSSADTSDIDVGPLSAEEIAKNVQSLKAKMKGGKRRGVRDGLSPSPSPSPSRKAPANATAKLMRRWGDTPVTAEDMAALDYSTPAPDSLADDKSSIDKGSLISSEALGTRNETGAYQVADWDFRRAPPASSQESLPSEEEIIARGTSRLSLNRATDDASNQSSWTSMFSRLTGSKILTQNDLAPVLVEMEKHLMSKNVAKDIAEKLCDSVGAALVGKKLGGLSSVKSEVQSVLSTSLTRVLTPKTSTDILLEIQRKRSSHLATLSTTSSPDSGPDPYTLTFVGVNGVGKSTNLSKVCFWLLQNGLRVLIAACDTFRSGAVEQLRVHVRNLGALGEEMGQGQGKRIELFERGYGKDAAGIAKDAIAYAKEQAFDVVLIDTAGRMQDNEPLMRALAKLVTVNNPDKIVFVGEALVGNEAVDQLTKFDRALRDFSGAGVGGVARKRGIGGIILTKFDTIDDKVGAALSMTYITGQPILFVGCGQTYTDLRQLRVNHIVQALLS, encoded by the exons ATGCTCGATCACATATCTATATCACACCAGA GCGGCCTCGTCCTTTGGTCTCGAGCCTTTACCCCCACTTTTGAAACTCTTGCCAATACACCCAATTCTCCGATAAATGTGCTTGTCAAGTCCACATTCATTGAGGGCAAGGCCATGGCGAATGGAGAGGAACAAGGCTTGGAGAAAGACGGCTACAGTGTCAGATGGAGTGTAGACAATGGCTTGGGTCTTGTATTTGTC GTGGTATTCCCtgcgcttcttcctctggcGTACGTTCCGGCTCTTTTAGAGCGTACCAAAACATTattccttgccctcttccaGCCCTATGTCGCATCATTAATTGagtctctttcctctggAGGTGCCTCCGCAGGATCAGCCTTGAAACAgctcaaggaaaagattgtggaagagagatgggatgaaGTATGGGATAGATGCTTTAGAAGCTGTGAAGGG gaaaagaagtcacGAAGCGTAACGCTAAAACAAAGTGTCTCGGACAGAATCAATCCAGCCGGTTCCAGTGCCGATACTTCAGATATTGATGTCGGACCGCTATCTGCTGAAGAGATTGCGAAGAATGTACAATCTTTGAaagcgaagatgaaaggCGGAAAGAGGCGTGGTGTACGTGATGG ACTGAGCCCGTCCCCTTCCCCATCGCCATCTCGCAAGGCCCCTGCAAACGCAACTGCCAAACTTATGCGTCGATGGGGCGACACTCCAGTGACCGCTGAGGATATGGCTGCTCTCGATTACTCCACCCCTGCTCCCGATTCACTAGCAGATGATAAATCTTCCATAGACAAAGGGTCGCTCATTTCATCAGAAGCGCTAGGTACAAGGAATGAGACGGGAGCGTATCAAGTGGCAGATTGGGATTTCCGACGGGCACCACCTGCGAGTTCTCAAGAGAGTCTTCCctcggaggaagagatcatCGCGCGCGGTACATCCCGTCTTTCCCTGAACCGGGCGACAGACGATGCGTCAAATCAAAGTTCTTGGACTAGCATGTTTTCAAGACTTACAGGAAGCAAGATTCTGACTCAAAATGACCTGGCGCCGGTGTTGGTCGAAATGGAGAAACATTTGATGTCCAAGAATGTAGCAAAGGATATCGCTGAAAAGCTATGCGATAGCGTAGGTGCTGCCCTGGTTGGGAAAAAGCTCGGTGGTTTGAGTAGCGTCAAATCTGAAGTCCAATCTGTTCTTTCCACTTCGCTTACCCGCGTGCTCACGCCAAAGACGTCTACCGATATCCTGTTGGAAATTCAACGCAAGCGATCCTCCCATCTTGCAACACTCAGCACAACATCCTCGCCCGACTCGGGTCCTGATCCGTACACCTTGACATTCGTTGGTGTCAATGGTGTAGGTAAATCGACGAATCTGTCCAAAGTCTGCTTCTGGCTCCTTCAAAACGGACTGAGGGTACTAATTGCCGCTTGTGATACCTTTCGAAGCGGCGCGGTGGAACAGCTTCGAGTCCATGTGAGGAATTTGGGTGCTCTGGGCGAAGAAATGGGACAAGGCcaggggaagaggattgagCTGTTTGAAAGAGGGTATGGAAAGGATGCCGCCGGCATTGCCAAAGACGCTATTGCCTATG CTAAAGAGCAAGCATTCGACGTCGTACTCATCGACACGGCTGGTAGAATGCAGGATAACGAACCTCTTATGCGCGCATTGGCCAAACTTGTTACGGTCAACAACCCGGATAAAATTGTTTTCGTAGGGGAGGCATTGGTTGGGAACGAGGCTGTGGACCAACTGACAAAGTTTGACCGTGCGTTGAGGGATTTCTCTGGAGCTGGTGTTGGTGGAGTGGCAAGGAAACGAGGGATTGGTGGAATCATTTTGACAAAGTTTGATACTATC GATGACAAAGTCGGGGCGGCATTGTCAATGACGTACATCACTGGGCAACCCATCCTGTTTGTGGGTTGTGGCCAGACATACACCGATTTGAGGCAGTTGAGAGTCAATCATATTGTTCAGGCGCTGTTGTCATAA
- a CDS encoding ATP synthase mitochondrial F1 complex assembly factor 2, which translates to MASLRISARPLLATLRHVPRACRPAPIGARTFSTSFAKWAVVKDGPPVTQTNRAEHTLRRFWKTVNISSTLSDGFLINLDHRALKTPFGAKLEIPKERRLLAALIANEWENQDEVLKQHALPVTSLASRAIDGLSEGPTRPAVIEALLKYLETDTILYPDDAPAPLVRLQKEHWDPLRAWLKEDFGVELQLAQGFGAVKQTDDNVEKLKKVVEGMDGWELAAFERAVYATKSFVIALALCRGRLTAHEAAQASHVEVSSQIERWGEVEDTHDVDYQDIRRALGSAACLLIKS; encoded by the exons ATGGCATCGCTCCGGATCTCCGCCCGTCCGCTTTTGGCGACACTCAGGCATGTGCCTCGTGCTTGTAGGCCAGCCCCCATTGGTGCCAGAACATTTTCGACCAGCTTTGCCAAATGGGCAGTAGTGAAAGACGGACCACCCGTCACCCAAACCAATC GTGCAGAGCATACCCTTCGTCGTTTCTGGAAAACAGTCAATATTTCGTCTACTCTTTCAGATGGTTTCCTCATCAATCTTGATCATCGCGCACTGAAGACTCCCTTCGGAGCCAAACTTGAAATTccaaaggagaggaggctACTCGCAGCATTGATAGCTAATGAATGGGAGAATCAGGATGAGGTCTTGAAGCAACATGCTCTGCCTGTG ACTTCGTTAGCGTCCCGAGCAATAGATGGTCTCTCGGAGGGACCCACTCGCCCTGCCGTCATCGAAGCTCTCTTAAAATACCTCGAGACTGACACCATTCTCTACCCTGACGACGCGCCTGCTCCTCTCGTCCGTTTACAAAAGGAACACTGGGACCCCCTGCGTGCATGGTTAAAAGAAGATTTTGGTGTAGAACTTCAATTGGCGCAAGGCTTTGGTGCCGTTAAGCAGACCGATGACAATGTGGAGAAACTGAAaaaagtggtggagggaaTGGACGGATGGGAGCTTGCAG CCTTTGAGCGGGCAGTATACGCTACTAAATCATTCGTGATCGCCCTCGCTCTCTGTCGCGGTCGTTTAACGGCGCATGAAGCGGCTCAGGCCAGCCATGTTGAAGTCAGCAGTCAAATTGAGCGTTGgggagaagtggaagaCA CCCATGATGTGGACTATCAAGATATCCGACGGGCCCTTGGCAGCGCTGCATGTCTTTTGATCAAGTCATAA
- a CDS encoding 50S small subunit ribosomal protein L1, giving the protein MPRHNSFSTRASSSSQPEEAAAAAAASGEYFVQQAKLYRHLEKRFNRFNKKAENESHRPNRNRQFSKPIRSTHSTPSNASTSLLPVSSSTSSDTLTGKMISSNIRVPGKLLAQVARPAVASASFSTTATARARVQSKQSKKKVANPNALSASEATRVLRALEVAHPTSTYSLTLHTKSHKSALPIRGSFILPLDPRRTSETILVFAEPSSPSATFAKEAGAAYVGGDELFEAVLSGKIQPTRCLATPGMMPAVSRALARFLGPKGLMPVAKRGGVAEGEELAERIRDAAGKMEYRADKQGTVKINVARVDFAIPSVETNIKSFIQTVRDNQAAANQTDDPLAAAGKSKKKKGSSITSVILESTNGPSIELNDVL; this is encoded by the exons ATGCCACGTCACAATTCTTTTTCGACCCgtgcttcttcatcttcgcaaccagaagaggcagcagctgcagctgcagcgtCGGGCGAGTATTTTGTCCAACAAGCAAAGCTCTACAGACATCTCGAAAAGAGGTTCAACAGATTCAATAAAAAGGCTGAAAACGAAAGCCACAGGCCGAATAGGAACAGACAATTCTCAAAGCCCATAAGGTCGACGCACTCGACTCCCTCAAACGCCTCGACTAGTTTACTACCAGTCTCATCATCTACATCTTCCGATACACTCACTGGAAAAATGATCTCTTCAAACATTCGGGTTCCAGGCAAATTACTTGCACAGGTGGCC CGCCCTGCTGTCGCTTCCGCTTCGTTCTCGACCACCGCTACTGCCAGAGCGCGTGTTCAAAGCAagcaaagcaagaagaaggtcgcTAATCCGAACGCTTTGTCAGCTTCTGAAGCGACTCGAGTTCTTCGT GCTTTGGAAGTTGCCCATCCAACATCAACTTATTCGTTGACACTCCATACCAAGTCCCATAAATCAGCACTCCCTATCCGTGGctctttcatccttcccctaGACCCGCGTAGAACATCAGAAACGATTCTTGTTTTCGCCGAACCgtcctctccttctgcaACTTTTGCCAAAGAGGCCGGCGCAGCGTACGTCGGAGGTGATGAATTATTCGAAGCGGTGTTGAGCGGTAAAATCCAGCCTACGAGATGTCTTGCAACTCCTGGGATGATGCCTGCCGTCTCTAGGGCCCTTGCCAGATTCTTGGGTCCAAAAGGTCTCATGCCGGTCGCCAAGCGAGGTGGTGTGgctgaaggcgaagaattGGCAGAGAGGATCAGAGACGCGGCCGGCAAAATGGAGTACAGGGCAGACAAGCAGGGGACCGTCAAGATTAATGTTGCGAGAGTAGATTTTGCAATTCCTTCGGTGGAAACCAACATCAAATCGTTCATACAGACTGTGAGAGACAACCAGGCTGCCGCGAACCAAACAGACGATCCgcttgctgctgccggaaagagcaagaagaagaagg GCTCATCTATCACCTCTGTAATCTTGGAATCAACAAATGGACCTAGTATAGAATTGAACGATGTGCTTTAG
- a CDS encoding pyruvate kinase codes for MTLGHYAPQSHTTVPPPPHPSSFVPLFQTNTSVVSGNPNAYSNMAGTPSSQLAWLSGLSTSFNEMSAEQKFLRKTSIIATIGPKTNNVETLVQLADAGMNIVRMNFSHGSYEYHQSVIDNARAAAAKSPSGRPIAIALDTKGPEIRTGLMKDDTDVPIPAGHEFWVTTDKAYAEAGTAEHIFIDYANIVKVTAPGKLIYVDDGILSLQVISIDGEKLRVKSLNSGVLSSRKGVNLPKTAVDLPALSEKDKSDLAFGVKNGVDMIFASFIRSANDVKEIRKVLGPEGADIKIIVKIENEQGVMNFDEILRETDGVMVARGDLGIEIPASQVFMAQKMMIAKCNVAGKPVICATQMLESMTYNPRPTRAEVSDVANAVIDGADCVMLSGETAKGKYPIEAVKMMAETAFLAESSIAYPPLFDQLRALTPRPTETAETLALSAVAAAIEQDAGAIIVLSTSGVSARLISKYRPACPIICVTRNEQTARQLHLSRGVYPVWFPEPRGIPAEKWQIDVDNRIRYGLRVALGLGIIKPEATVMAVQGWKGGLGHTNTLRILSVPSDPADLDLHSIERD; via the exons ATGACTCTTGGACACTACGCTCCCCAATCACACACCActgttcctcctcctcctcatccctcttcgTTCGTACCTCTTTTTCAAACGAATACTTCCGTCGTTTCTGGTAACCCCAACGCCTACAGTAACATGGCCGGtaccccttcttctcagctcGCTTGGCTTTCTGGTCTCAGCACCAGTTTCAATGAGATGTCCGCCGAACAAAAGTTCCTCCGCAAG ACTTCCATCATTGCTACCATTGGTCCCAAAACCAACAATGTCGAGACGCTCGTGCAGCTCGCTGACGCGGGCATGAACATCG TTCGAATGAACTTTTCTCATGGCTCTTATGAGTACCACCAATCTGTCATTGACAATGCTCgtgctgctgccgccaaGAGTCCGTCTGGCCGACCCATTGCCATCGCTCTCGACACTAAGGGTCCCGAGATTAGGACTGgtttgatgaaggatgacACCGAC GTTCCCATTCCTGCTGGCCATGAATTCTGGGTCACCACCGACAAGGCTTACGCAGAGGCTGGTACTGCCGAGCACATCTTCATTGACTAC GCCAACATCGTCAAGGTCACTGCCCCGGGCAAGCTTATCTACGTTGATGACGGtattctttcccttcaaGTCATCTCTATTGACGGCGAGAAGCTTCGTGTCAAGTCTCTCAACTCGGGtgttctctcttctcgtAAGGGTGTCAACCTCCCCAAGACCGCTGTGGATCTTCCCGCTCTTTCTGAGAAGGACAAGTCTGATCTTGCCTTTGGTGTTAAGAACGGTGTCGACATGATCTTCGCTTCTTTCATCCGTTCTGCCAACGATGTCAAGGAGATCCGAAAGGTTCTCGGCCCTGAAGGCGCTGACATCAAGATCATTGTTAAGATCGAGAACGAGCAGGGTGTGATGAACTTCGATGAGATTCTCAGGGAGACTGACGGTGTCATGGTCGCCCGAGGTGATTTGGGTATTGAAATCCCCGCAAGTCAGGTATTCATGGCCcagaaaatgatgattgCCAAGTGCAATGTCGCCGGCAAGCCTGTCATCTGTGCTACTCAGATGCTTGAGTCCATGACTTACAACCCTCGACCCACTCGTGCGGAAGTTTCCGATGTTGCCAACGCGGTCATTGACGGTGCTGACTGTGTCATGCTTTCCGGCGAGACTGCCAAGGGCAAATATCCCATTGAAGCTG TCAAGATGATGGCTGAGACTGCTTTCCTTGCTGAGTCTTCTATTGCCTACCCCCCTCTTTTCGACCAGCTCCGAGCTCTTACTCCCCGACCCACCGAGACTGCCGAAACCCTTGCTCTttctgctgttgctgccgCTATCGAGCAGGATGCCGGCGCTATCATTGTGCTTTCAACCTCCGGTGTTTCCGCCAGGTTGATTTCCAAGTACAGGCCTGCTTGTCCCATCATCTGTG TGACCCGAAACGAACAAACCGCTCGGCagctccatctctctcgagGTGTTTACCCTGTCTGGTTCCCTGAGCCTCGTGGTATTCCTGCTGAGAAGTGGCAGATCGATGTTGACAACAGGATTCG ATATGGTCTTAGGGTCGCTCTTGGTTTGGGCATCATTAAGCCTGAGGCTACCGTCATGGCTGTccaaggatggaagggcGGTCTCGGCCAC ACCAACACCCTCCGTATCCTCTC CGTTCCTTCTGACCCCGCTGACCTCGACCTCCACTCCATCGAGCGCGACTAG
- a CDS encoding myo-inositol-1(or 4)-monophosphatase, protein MANTELDLDSILQFAIKLALDAGQIIREGQEKRFASENALEDEKANSVDLVTEVDKAVEKFIVERIRKTYPSHKFIGEESYEGQQITDEPTWIVDPIDGTTNFVHGFPMVATSIGLAHKGVPVVGVIYNPFLDQLWSAAKGRGAYLNQKRKLPITGSSKPLASLGQALIGVEYGMSRSPPALPRKVATFEKLTAHTDVGGKMCHSLRSMGSAALNIVLVASGGLDMYWEVGCWPWDVCAGICILEESGGRCFGGKTADLSGEVDAKLMAGRKYLVIRGIRATNNETSLDQQKKFAKEFYDCVEDFDP, encoded by the exons ATGGCGAATACCGAACTGGATCTCGATTCCATCTTGCAGTTTGCTATCAAGCTCGCTCTCGAT gCGGGCCAGATTATCAGGGAGGGTCAGGAAAAACGCTTCGCCTCAGAAAATGcgctggaagatgagaaagccAACAGTGTTGAT CTCGTAACCGAAGTTGACAAAGCCGTGGAAAAGTTCATTGTCGAAAGGATTAGAAAGACGTATCCTTCCCATAAGTT CATCGGAGAGGAATCATATGAAGGTCAGCAAATCACCGACGAACCCACTTGGATTG TCGA TCCCATTGACGGTACAACCAATTTT GTGCATGGATTTCCCATGGTGGCTACATCGATTGGTCTTGCTCACAAGGGTGTCCCTGTCGTGGGAGTCATCTATAATCCTTTCCTCGACCAGCTG TGGTCCGCTGCCAAAGGAAGGGGTGCATACCTTAACCAAAAGCGAAAACTCCCCATCACAGGCTCATCCAAACCTCTTGCATCTCTCGGCCAAGCCCT GATCGGTGTCGAATATGGGATGTCTCGCTCTCCCCCGGCCCTGCCCCGTAAAGTGGCCACTTTCGAAAAGCTGACCGCACATACGGACGTAGGCGGGAAGATGTGTCACTCTTTGAGAAGTATGGGCTCGGCTGCACTTAACATAGTACTGGTGGCGAGCGGAGGCCTTGACAT GTATTGGGAAGTTGGG TGCTGGCCTTGGGACGTTTGC GCTGGAATCTGCATCCTCGAGGAATCGGGGGGTCGTTGCTTCGGTGGAAAGACTGCTGATCTTAGTGGCGAGGTTGACGCCAAATTGATGG CCGGTAGAAAATACCTCGTGATTAGAGGCATCAGAGCCACAAAC AATGAGACGTCCTTGGATCAGCAAAAGAAATTCGCCAAAGAATTCTACGACTGTGTTGAGGATTTCGACCCTTGA
- a CDS encoding transcription initiation factor TFIIH subunit 1 (genome sequence mistake): MTGESSAIQKYDVDFKKTPGTLSLTSTHIVWVPKVKDAMDRQSQAMNRAINMLASKPGKERVSLKILFKENVPPGGLLFVFTNASSREDDRKAVQDILIPFVAVNKNPTASTPDTPGMATTPNTPSATTVAAMSDVAKGKRKMNEMTPMGLSAASAESSPLPPAVRSQRRKYNTLRQRVLEKNDALRMLHRDLVLGRQITEEEFWEGREALIQAEEMAYAQKPGRPSRLLDDRFDLDAGRRGKTTGGTGVGIKQADNGPVILKLSKELTREIFEEFPVVQDAYARYVPGISETEFWSRYFTSQLWERHRASVRKSANDEISRKKDDIFDQYLEEPDWNLQPRQPMPDRDGVERYLDLAATEEDHGEASSIRDVTMQAGRERSALPLIRRFNDHSKKLLRAASAGQTIRNSAYGGDIDIYEEINLEDLHDPSTTPAIILDVENAAAFDEGDDNLAPTGILLGTLTQSSWLWPLSPLLFYVTARLISPASAWPIPVRLSMTTKVGEIQHMRHSLNRGMVRLLHWPP, from the exons ATGACAGGCGAATCATCGGCAATACAGAAATACGATGTTGATTTCAAGAAGACCCCGGGAACACTCAGTCTTACGTCAACCCATATAGTATGGGTTCCAAAGGTCAAGGATGCTATGGATCGTCAAAGTCAGGCCATGAATAGGGCCATCA ATATGTTAGCAAGTAAACCTGGAAAAGAGCGCGTCAGTCTCAAGATACTCTTCAAAGAAAACGTACCCCCAGGAGgtcttcttttcgttttcacCAATGCCAGCAgtagagaagatgatagaAAAGCTGTGCAAGACATTCTCATACCATTTGTCGCCGTAAATAAGAATCCCACTGCATCAACCCCCGATACTCCGGGAATGGCCACGACCCCGAACACTCCTAGTGCAACAACGGTTGCAGCTATGTCTGATGTCGCGAAAGGGAAGCGAAAGATGAATGAGATGACTCCTATGGGCCTTTCCGCCGCATCAGCTGAATCGTCTCCTTTACCTCCTGCAGTAAGATCACAGAGGAGAAAGTACAACACATTGAGGCAGAGGGTATTGGAAAAGAATGACGCTTTACGGATGTTACATCGTGATTTAGTGTTGGGAAGGCAAATCACTGAAGAGGAATTCTGGGAGGGTAGGGAG GCGCTCATTCAAGCAGAGGAAATGGCATATGCGCAGAAGCCTGGTAGACCTTCTAGACTGTTAGACGACCGGTTCGACCTCGAtgcaggaaggagaggcaaGACCACTGGAGGAACGGGTGTCGGTATCAAACAAGCCGATAATGGGCCGGTCATATTGAAGCTCTCAAAAGAATTAACAAGAGAAATATTTGAAGAATTTCCCGTTGTTCAGGACGCTTATGCCAGATATGTCCCCGGG ATTAGCGAAACCGAGTTCTGGTCTAGGTATTTCACATCACAGCTATGGGAACGACATCGTGCCAGTGTACGAAAATCTGCCAATGATGAGATttcaaggaaaaaggatgacATCTTTGACCAGTATCTGGAGGAGCCGGATTGGA ACCTGCAGCCGAGGCAACCCATGCCGGATAGAGATGGCGTGGAACGATATCTCGATTTAGCAGCAACAGAGGAGGATCATGGAGAG GCTTCTTCGATCCGGGACGTCACAATGCAAGCAGGGCGGGAACGAAGTGCTCTTCCTCTAATCAGACGATTCAATGATCATTCTAAAAAATTGCTTCGCGCTGC GAGTGCTGGGCAGACTATTCGAAATAGCGCTTATGGCGGG GACATTGATATATATGAAGAAATCAATCTCGAAGATCTTCATGACCCTTCAACGACTCCAGCTATCATTCTAGACGTCGAAAATGCTGCCGCCTTTGATGAAGGGGACGACAACTTAGCTCCTACGGGCATTCTCCTGGGCACTCTGACTCAGAGCTCGTGGCTATGGCCACTGAGTCCGCTTCTGTTTTACGTGACAGCGCGCCTGATTTCTCCAGCGTCTGCTTGGCCAATCCCGGTCCGTTTATCGATGACGACGAAAGTCGGAGAAATCCAGCATATGAGGCATTCGCTAAACAGAGGGATGGTCAGGCTGCTGCATTGGCCGCCGTGA